The nucleotide sequence AAGTAAAGTGACCATTGTATCCTGGTTTAGCAGTGTGGCTACTGTGTTCGCCACTTAAGGAGTGCTAGTCCACTGCCACCATGGGTGCCTTACAGAGGTGAAGCCTCACATACAGGAAGCCATGGGGGAGCATCAAACCAGACAAGGCCTATTAGTTGTTGATCATGGCCAATTAGGCAGTTATAAGTGAAAATACTGACATCTATTTACCCCTTAATGGAAGTACACCAACAGCACACTCATGGCGGTGACCAACAGTGAAGTTTTGGAAGTGGGTTGGTACAGAATGAATTGGGAATCTTCCAGTGGTATATGATAAAACTGGTAGTAATTCAGTAGCATATAAACAATTATCTGTTTTCAGAAAATAAGCTTCAGGACACAGCAGAAGTGTCCCAATTTCTAAAGGGGGcagcctggtgcatgtagctcccgcttgcgtagggtccggggaagggtccgaccacttggGGTCTTTAGTACGccgcctttccctacatttctgcaagaggctgtttccaggacttgaacccgtgacctcatggccacaaggcagcagctttaccactgtgCCAAGTGTCCCAATTTCTAGAGGATGAAAAATCAATGTTGGTGGATGGAACTATACACATTTAACAAAAACACCACATCCatcaaatatttttattttgaattcAGAAGAGAggaacatgcattattatttttcTACCAAAGGCAGCAAAACAAACAGCAAAATAGTTAGTGGGTGGCATCTATATAGTTATATATGGTAGCACACAACATGACATCAATAGCGTTGAAAAACTGCAAATCAGCTGAAATCCCTGCAAGCACTTCGGCAAGTTTGATTTCATTAAATTTGAAGTCCTCTAGAATTTAGAATTTTAGATCCAGCTATCTAGATCTGATTCAGCGCCATTATATCTACACAATCTATGTTTACAAAATAGGCAATAGCTGATGAAGTCAACATAAACTTGCAAATCACAACTATATTTTTTCAAGATATCAATAATGAAGAATTTGTTTGAGATGAACTCACGATAATCAAGACTGATGTGAAACCTATAGAAAACCCCTCATTTATTTGTCTGAGATATCTGTCAAGTAATAACGAGGAAGTTGCCAGCAAGCTCAGTAGTAGACCTCCTACAAGGGATAGATATAGACAAAATGACATGTCTGCAGGAGGTAAAACCAACGAAAAGTTTCACCATGTGAACCTACCCCAGAAACGTGTCGATGTTTGTATCTTTGTAAGATAATCCACTGTTGCTCTTCCAGGTTTTATCTTTGGCACTCTGGCACTCATCTTATTCAGGTAGTCAGATATCTCTTTTGGCAAGTTGGCCTGCGGTGCATGGTATGTAGATTAAGGTACATTTCGGTAGCGCGTGTACAAATGGAAGTGTGCCTCAGAATCTAAAATAAGGATATCATGCTCCTAaaaaatgtaaaaaacaagcatCCACTAATAAATTATAAGAGTCAAGATTGAAGATCATAAGCTGTCATATTTGTGAAAAATTATAAAAGCAATATCCTAAATGCCAGTGTGGTAGTACTTGCTTCCATATACACTAATGGCAAGCAACTATTATAGAACATCAGGCAACTATAACAGTAATACAACATCATGACAACAAGATAATCAAGGTATAGGTTTATCCTGAGAAACAAAATGCACTAATATTCAATCTTCACAAGTACTAAGCAGTTGAACGCAAAGCAGGCAAATTTTAATGTTTAGCATACCTTTAAGTGTTAGTACAAAGGTATTCGATAGCAGCCAAAAGAAAAATAATTCTTGGCTGTCTCAAGAAGGTGCACATTATAGCAGCCCAAAGCTAAACTAGACACAAACATGAACCCTGTTGCAAGAGTCTTTACGTTTTAGTTTAGAAGTCCATACCAATACATTAGTGTGACATGATGCATAACTCTATTTTGTGAAAATAGAAATGAAAAAAGTATATTCATTATTTTCACGCACTTGTGTGTGTTGAACGTGTGTCTTATAGTGTTGGCAGGTTCTTTTTGGTTGTTTTGGTGAAATAACATTGGTCACTTTGTTCATTCcatcatttgaaaagttcaagctaGCAATGACTAAACCCTTCCCGGACAAACAATTATAGTATAATATATTTAGAACTGACAGTTTAGTTGTGTGTGTCTTCTATAATACATAGTGCATGAATGCTTATATATCTGTTAATTGTTAAGCCAGTTTCTGCAATAGCACTTCAAGGTAGGGATGCCACGAGTTATGAAGATTAAAACAAACTTACAATGTCAAAAATGTTGAAGACGAAGACGAAAAATGCATAGGTCAAATAATAAATCCAAGGACTACCACCAACTGAAGTCATTGGATTCAAAATTTCCTTCAAATTTTCccaaaatggcgaacgaaaaatgCTGCAGAAAATCCACATCAGAATTAAAGGAAAAGTGGACATGCACACACATGGAAACAATGGATTACCTGGCCATAATGCTTGGAAACGCAAGTAGGTATGAGGTTGTAAGCAAAGGCTGCATCCCTGTTGGGTTTATATTGAAGGGGATATATGGCTCAACCTCTGTAACTGGGGAGTTTTCGTTCCTACAAAAGATTGGGGAAGGGAAATAGAAGGGAAATTATAAGGATTCAATCTACTATCAGCAAAAATTTCGTTCGATGGGTGATGGTAACCATCAAGTAATTTCTGTTGGTCAAAATGCATCCAGCATCTCATTATGACATACCAGGGTAAAGCTAAACAGTTGGTAGAAGAGTACAACAATACATGCTAAAAGTACACCGAAGAAGCACCGTGGTTTTCTGAGTGATGTTAAGTATTTCTTATTAAGAAAGTTTATAATAGAAGTATCTTCCTTTCCTCTGTAAATAACTGACAGTTAAGGCAAAAAAAAAGGCTCCTGGCGAAACATTTCTTTGACCTGGACCGTAGTACAGCAGACTAACTTAAGAATTCAGCTTAGCCTAGCCAAAGACAGGATGAGAGGTGACGGTAGTCATGAGCTAAATGCCGCGCATCTCCTAAGATCAGTATATGATGTAAGCAATGTAACCCTTATTTTTAATAAATACAATTATAAGGAAAGCATGTGCTAACTTAATAAGTACTCCTAACAGGTAACCATTTCCATCTTGCGCACATAATGTTCTAGTGTGACATAATAATTTTTGCAAGTTCGAAAGAAAGTGATGATACATCTTCAGAGAAATACAGTGTTAAGCAACATAAGAAAAAACTAAtaggtaaccattttgcagataatgTTCCAGAGTTAGCTGAGAGTTTTTGCGAAGTTATTGGCATATTGCCGCAAATAACAGCATTCAAAATTGTGCCGCAACAAAAATTAATGCAGAATCAAACTACTTTATTACCTTGCACTAGAAGCCAACTTGAATCCATAGTACTGAAGCTTTATCTTCCTACATCCTTCAGTCACCAACACTGCCCCCATGGTAACCATCATAAAGATCCCAGCTACTCCCAAGATGTAGGGCCAAGATGTGCACACATTTCCTGCTCCGACAGGCAAGGTCAATTGTTTAAATAAGAGGAAACAATATGAAACGGaactccgcctatgtcttctaggcatagccggtcccaagcccgggtaaaggacgagggttgtgataggcttggcgagccaaagtaaaaactagccagtcccatgggtatgaaacccatctgagcgagagtagtactaggatgggtgacctccagggaagtcctcgtgaaagggtttcatatctaagggttgtgataggcttggtgagccaacgtaaaaactagccagtcctttgggtatgaaacccatttgggcgagagtagtactaggatgggtgacctcctgggaagtcctcgtgaaagggtttcatatctagcctaccccaacttgtttgggacaaaAGGCTTAGTAAGTAAGTAAACAATATGAAACAGAACTGTCACACTATCAGTTACTGCATATTCTACTACATAAACTAACACAAATGTTCAACTGAAGCACTTTGTGTTATAAACACGATGTTGACATAAAACATGTTAAGATTAAATGGCACTAACTGTTCACAGCACACATGATGCTGGATGAGCTACAATATGTTATGTTGAGCTAAAGAGATAGATCTAATGGCATAGTTAGAAAAGATAGTGTCACTGCCAAGATATCACAAAAGAGGCAATATGGCAGCATTCCCTACAATTTAACTGCAAGCTTCAACATAAGATTTTCCTAAGCTTAATTAATtaaaacacaaccaaaaaaataAATTGAGGGAATTCTTTAATTTATTCCAGTAAACTTGGCAGAATACAATGataatttgatcttttttttttgagaaaacgcaAAAAGGCTTTTGCGTTTCATTAAATTGAAAAGAGAGGGATAGTTTGTTACATCCTCCTAGGAGGCACCATTACAGGCGAGAAACACAAAATAACTTCAGTGGACATCCCAGGTCTGTGGGAGGATGACACGCAGGCCTCGAGCACCCGCGGTCGCCCAGAGCGCAGCTTCTTCTTTGATCTTTGCAACCAAGACGCTAGTCGAAGGGGTGGCTGCATTGAAGACACAGTCGTTGCGATGCTTCCAGGTCATCCAAGGGATCAGCAGCGTCGCGGATGTTAGTCCTTTGTGCATCAGCTTGGGTGTGGTCTGCCGCGCCGTGTGCCACCAGGTCGACAGGGAGTTTTCACCATTAGGCGCGCTGCAAGGGAGGTGCAGCCAAGACAGGATGTCGTGCCAAATCTGCTTGGTGAAGGGGCAGTCCATGATCAGGTGGTTCATCGATTCCGGCATCTGATCACATAGCGGGCAGCGAGGAGGGTGTGGCAGTCCGCGGCGAGCGAGACGATCAGCTGTCCAGCAGCGTCCCAAGCTAGCGAGCCAGTGGAAGAACTTCACTCGCGGGGGGGCCCAGCCTTTCCAATTAAGTTTCCATGCCGGGCAGGAAGTAGAGCCATGGAAGGTGGCTAGGTACGCGGACTGGGCGGTGTATGTGCCAGCAGCATTCCACTTCCAATGGAGCTGGTCTGGATCACCAGAGAGAGTGATATTCTCAATGGCCCTCCAGGTTAGCAAGTATTGGCCAATCTCTTGGATGCCAAGGGCGCCATGGATGTCTGATGCCCATGTGTGCGTCTGGAGGCCATCGGCCACTGTTCTTATTTTGCGGCGGCGCTTGGGGATGAGGGCATATAGCTGGGGGGCGATCTCAGAGATGGATTGCCCGTTGATCCATCGGTCTTCCCAGAACAATGCTCGCCGACCATCGCCAAGGACCATGGAGGTGGACGCAAAGAAGAATGCACGTTCCTCACTGGAGAACTGCAGATCGAGGCCAGCCCAGGCCCTGTTTCCGTCTGTGCGCGCGAACCAGAGCCATCTGGTGCGCAAGGCAAGGCCCGTGCGCTCCAGGTCATGAATGCCGAGGCCGCCTAGGCGTGTGGGGCGACAGACGCGGCGCCAGTTCACGTGACAGTTGCCATTTTGAGCCTCGGTGCGGCCAGCCCAGAGGAAGCCTCTCTGGATCTTCTCAAGGAGTTTGAGGACTTTCTTCGGTGGCGCGAGCACAAGGAGTTGATGCAGGGGAATTGCACAGAGCACGGATTTGACAAAGGCGAGGCGTCCAGCCTTGTTCCTGAGGTGCGCCTTCCAAGTGGGCAGCTTCCCGGCAGTCTTGTCGACGATGGGTTGCAGTTGGGCAGCAGTCGGGCGTCGCAAGGTGAGGGGGATACCCAGGTAGGTGATGGGGAACTGCGCGATGGGGCATCCCAGCGTCGCGATGGCCGGAGCGACCTCCTCGGCTACGCAACGAATCATCGTGGCCGTGCTCTTCTGAAAGTTTACCCGCAGGCCTGAAGCTCTGCCAAAAAGCTGCAGGATCTCTCTGACCGCCAACGTGTCGCTAGGTGAGGGGTGGCAGAAGAGGATGACGTCGTCGGCATAAAGCGAGATGATGGGGATCGCACGACGGGGGTGCAGCTGTTGCAGGATGTTGAGCTCAGCAGCCCGGCGAAACAAGCGCCCCAATGTGTCGACAGCAAGCACAAAGAGCTGCGGTGACACCGGGTCGCCCTGGCGGAGTCCACATCGATGCGAGATCGCCGGGCCAGGCGCGCCATTTAGGAGGACTCGGGTGCTGGCCGACGAGAGCAGGATGGCGATCCAGCCAAGGAAGCGATCACCGAACCCATATCGACGCAGGGTCTCGAAGAGGAAGGGCCATGAGACGGAGTCGAAGGCGCGGGTGAGATCAAGCTTGAGGAGGATGCGCGGAGCTCCCAGCTGGTGGAGGAGGCGCGCCGACTGTCGCACGATCAAGAAGTTGTCGTGGAGGCTGCGTCCGGGGATGAAGGCGTTCTGGATGGGACTGATCAAGTCATTGAGCTTGGGCGCGAGGCGGAGAGACAGCACCTTCGCGAAGATCTTGGCGACGAGGTGGATGAGGCTGATGGGCCTGTAGTCGAACAGGCTGGCAGCGTCGGCGCGCTTTGGGATGAGTGTGAGCAGCGCTTGGTTCAGATAACTGAATCCTCGTCCACGGAGCGAATGAAGCTGCTGGAAGGCGCAGACGAAGTCGTGCTTGACAACGGGCCAGCAGGATCGAAGGAACTCCGCGGTAAAGCCGTCCGGGCCGGGCGCCTTGCGCGCCGGCAGGCGTTTGATGGCTTGCCAAATCTCGTCTTCAGTGAATGGGGCCTCCAGGTCGTCAAGGGCGGCCGGCTCGATGAGATGCTGCAGGTCAAGGGCGCAATCTCGAGGTCGATCGGTCCCGAGCAGAGAATCGTAATGCGCGAAGGCCGCCGCAGCCATGTCAGTCTGGTCGGTGAGCACGACGCCGTCAACCGACAGGGAGTGGATCCTGTTCTTTTGCTTGCGATAAGTGCACTGGCGATGGAAGAAGGATGTGTTGGCGTCCCCGTCTTTGAGAGAAGAGATGCGCGCGCGTTGTCGAGCCAGGGTTCGCTCGAGCGAAGCGAGGCCAAGGTATGACAGCTTGATCTGTCGGCGGAGCCAGTCCTCGTGGGGCGTGAGCTGGCGAAGCTCCTGGGCCGAGTCAAGACGCAGGAGCAGCTCGCGCGAGATCGCGAGCTGGTCGCGGATGTTGCCCACGGCGCGAGCGCTCCAGCTCGTGAGTCTGCGTGCGGTGGCCTTCATGCGCCGCATTATGCGGCGGAACGGGCTCGGGTCGTCCACCGAAGACCAAGCAGCTGCAACCACGTCTTGGAAGCCGGCAATGCGCGTCCAGTATTCCTTGAATTGGAAGCGCCGGTGCACCGGGGGCGAGGGCGAGCAGTCCAGCATGAGCGGGCTGTGATCGGAAACAACCGAGGCAAGGCAGCGCAGGTGGCACTCGCCGTGCCGCTCCTCCCAATCCGCGGTGCAAAGGACTCGGTCGAGGTGAACCAACGTGGGCGGGGTCTGCTCATTTGACCATGTGTATCGTCGACCGTTGAGGTAAACTTCCTTAAGCGCGAGGTCGTTGATAACACGACGGAAGCGCCCCATCATGCGTCTGTTAATATTCCCGTTGTTCTTGTCTTCGTCTCGGTAGATCAAGTTGAAGTCTCCGCAGAGCATCCAAGGGCCGTCGCAGTTAGCACGGACGTCGCGGATTTCCTGAAGAAACGCGATCTTCTCCTGGTCTTGCTGCGGCCCATATACAATGGTCAGCCACCAGGGGGCGTCCACGCTCGATGGAGTCAAAACCTGGGTggtgagcgtgttggggctgaacATGTGATTGTCAATAGTCACCATCCTGCTCTTCCAGGCCAGCAGGATACCACCGCGAGTGCCAATCGCCGGCAGGTAAACATAGTCATCAAAGTCCGAACCAAGCGTTTCGAGGATAGTGGACATGTGGATGAATTCCATCTTGGTTTCCTGGAAGCAGACGATCGACGCGTCGGTAGACACGATCAGCGAGCGAATGGCGGTGCGCCTAGCGCGGGTGTTTAGTCCGCGCACATTCCAGACGATAATCTTCGGTCCATGATCCATAAAAGCATGATCGACACAGGGGGCACAAGCGCACAGCTAGGCCTCGATCGGCCTGCCAGCGATGACCGTAGTAACCGGTGCGACAGAGGGGTCGGCGGGAAGCTCGCGCCCAACTAGTGCCGCAATGGCCGCAAGGACCGTCTTGGGAATCGGCGCGGCAAAGATGTCATCATAAGCTTTCATGGCCTCCGGGGTGATCGCCTGATCCGCGTCAACGATACCGAGCGTGCGCAGTATTTGCACCTGTGTGCGGCGTGCGGCAGTCGGCGGTGCCCCGGTCTTCGTCTTGGCCACGGTGGTCGAGCGCCCGCGCCGAGGTTGGGCAAAGCTCGGCGGCTGCCTTCTCGGTTTACGGCCCGGAGCGGGGAGGACCGAGCTGAGCTGCCTGGTGGCCGCGGCGAGAAAGTCGCCAAGGGTCCAAGAGCTTGTCGAGGGGGCACGCGGGCAGCTGCGGCGGAGCGTGACAGGGGGGGACGCGAAGCGTGTCGCACTTCTGATGGTCGGCGTTGGCGTCTGGACTGCATCTTCATCTAATGGGCCGTCAGCGAGAGGGCCGGAGGGCGGTGGCCTGGGAGAGTCCAGGTTTTGGGGTCTTTGAAGGATCTGCAGTTGTGTGTGGGCCGCTTCAGGGCTTGCGGGCTGGCCATCAGGTGCATCAGCAGTCGGAGCAATCAGCTGGCCATGGGTTGGCGGCTGGGCGGCACCAGGTTGGAAGTCCCGCGCGTCCGCCCGCGCGGATAGATCAGCATGTGGTGCGGCGGCCGTAGGCGCTGATGTGCACGAACTGACATCTTGTCCCGACAAAGGATCATCATCCACTGTGTCGACGGGCGGCACCATTGGTTGGGTGTCCAGGACCGCGCTGCATGTGGGCTCAACAACAGTCGCCGTGCCCACCCAGTCGCTAGGCGACGCATGTGACGGGGCCGCGTCTGGCCCGGCGTCAGAGGTGGGGGGTGGGTTGGCGCCAGCAGTTGGGGGCCAGATGGGGCAGCGACATGCGTGTCCCCCTGCTGAGGCGATCTTGTCGGGGGAGTTGGCACCAGTGGATAGGGGCCAGCAGGGGGAGCGACATGCACGGACTCCCGCTGAGGCGATCCTGTCGGCCTGGGATCTGCTGCCGCCGCAGCCTTGGTGAGCGCAGCCTCCTTTCTTTCACGCTTTTTCTTTCCT is from Triticum aestivum cultivar Chinese Spring chromosome 1B, IWGSC CS RefSeq v2.1, whole genome shotgun sequence and encodes:
- the LOC123131848 gene encoding preprotein translocase subunit SCY2, chloroplastic isoform X2, with translation MSTTWICDTITESGFGHGSSLIICVGILTGYTNTLHKMLTQFSGNVCTSWPYILGVAGIFMMVTMGAVLVTEGCRKIKLQYYGFKLASSARNENSPVTEVEPYIPFNINPTGMQPLLTTSYLLAFPSIMASIFRSPFWENLKEILNPMTSVGGSPWIYYLTYAFFVFVFNIFDIANLPKEISDYLNKMSARVPKIKPGRATVDYLTKIQTSTRFWGGLLLSLLATSSLLLDRYLRQINEGFSIGFTSVLIIVGSIIELRRSYQAYNVMPALSKVLKRYGA